The window CCCGGCCCCTGTCAAGCCCTAGGCCCCGAGGTAGCGGAAGTAGGCCTCCCGGGGCACCGCCCCCAGCACCTCCTCCCCCTGGACCACGAGGACGATGGGGTGCTGGAAGAAGAGGGGGGCGAGCTCCGTCACCGCCGTCTCCGCCTCCACGCTGGGGACCTCCTCGAGGGGGAGGATGTGGTCGGAAAGGCCGAGGAGGCCCACGGGCCGGCCCTCCTGGTAGAGGAGGGCGAGGCCCCGGCCCTCGTAGGCCTCCACCCCCTCCACCCGGGCCAAGGGGCGGGCGAGGCGCTTGGCCGCCCGCGGGCCGAAGAGGCCGGCGGTGAGCAGGGTGGAGCAGGGGATGCGGGTGGCCCTCTGCCCCAGGGCCAGGGACCAGGTGAAGGCCAGGAGGAAGAGGAGCCCCTCCAGGAGGCCGTAGGCGTTGAACCCCTCCCAGCCCAGCTCCCCCTGGCCGCCGAGGAGGAGGTGGAGGGCCAGGGAGAGGAGGAGGGCGATGACCAGGGAGGCCAGGTAGGCGAAAAGCCCGGCCAGGCGAAGCTCCCTCACCGTGCGCATGGGTCTAGCTTACCAGGTCCTCCTCCCGGTCCACGTCCACCCCCACCTCGGGGTAGGGGGTGACGAGGGCCCGGGCCTCCACCCCCAGGATCCTTTGGGCCCGGGCCTCCACCTCGGCGAGGGAGAGGCGGCCCAGGAGGAGCTTCAGCAACACGTCCCACCCCACGAGGCGGGCCAGGGCCAAAGGCCTCTTGCGCAGGGCCACCACCCGCCGGGCCAGGGGAAGGGCCTTCCGGAAGAGGGACTTGTCCAAAAGGAGAAGGTTGCCGCCGGTGAAGGTCCCCTCCCGGAGGCGGGCGTAGGTGCGCTTGGTCCGGGGAAAGCGGGCCTCCACCGCCTCCTTGGGCACTATGGGGTAGACCAGGGCCGCCTCAGGAGCCTTATCCAGAACGAAGCGGACCGCCTCCTCCGTGAGGTGGGGGATGTCCCCGGTGGCCACGAGCACGCGCCCCTCCACGTGCTCCAGGGCCTGCTCCAGGTTTTCCAGGAGGCCTCCGCGGTCGGGAAGGGTGAGGGCGGGCGCGGGGACGAGGCCGGGGTTCTCCCCCACGTACACCGGGGAAAGCCCCGCGGCGTAGAGGGCCTCCAGGACCCACTCCACCATGGGCCGGCCGCGGTAGGGCACGAGGGCCTTGCTCCCCACCCCAAAGCGCTCGGCCCAGGCCTCCTTGCCCCCGGCGAGAACGATGGCGCTAGGTCTCACGGCCCACCCCCTAGAAGGGCACCGCCTCCTGGGCCTCCCCCGCCTGGCCGCCCTGGAGGAGGACCTCCCGGTCGGGCAGGAGGTAGGCCCGGAACCCCGCGGCCTCGAGGGCCCCCAAGGCCTCCTCCCCCACCCGCACCTCCCTCAGGGCGAGGAGGGCCTCGCCGAAGGCGCCCTGGACCCGGACGTACAGGGGGAGGGTCCCCGCGTGCTCGTCCAGGAGGCTTTTCAGGTGGGCCACCCCCCGGTCGTCCAGGAGGGAGGCCTCCACCTCCACCTCGAGGGCCCGGGGGACCTGCTCCAGCTCCTCGTAGGTCCAAACGGCCTGGGCCAGCACCCGCACGCCCCCCTCCTCCCGCTCCACCTCGGCGAGGACGAGCACGGGGGTGTCCTCCTTGAGCCTCGGGGAGACCTGGTCGTAGGCCCGGCCGAAGGCCACCGCCTCAAGCGCCCCCGTCTCGTCGGAGAGGACGAAGCGGGCCATCATCCCGCCGCTCTTTGTGGGCTTGCGCACCACCTCCTCCACCATCCCGGCAAGGAGGACCCTAGACCGGGGCGGCAGGTCCCGGGCCAGGTGGGGAAGCTCCTCCAGGGTGCAGGTGGCCGTCTCCCGGAGCCCGGGGTACCGCAAGATGGGGTGGCCGGAGACGTAGATCCCCAGGGCCTCCTTCTCGTAGCGGAGCCGGGTGATCTCGTCCAGGGGGGCGGCCTCGGCCAAAGGCGGCTCCTCCACTTCGCTGAAGAGGCCCATCATGCCCGAGCGGGCCTTCTCCCGGTTCTCGGCCGCCCACTTGAGGAGCCCTTCCAGGGAGGCGAGGAGCCGCGCCCTTTCCCCGAAGCCGTCCAGGGCGCCCGCCTTGATGAGGGACTCCAGGGTCCGCTTGTTGAGCACCTTCTCGTCCAGCCGCTTGAGGAAGTCGCCGAGGCTCCGGTAGGGGCCGCCCCGCTCCCGCTCCCGGAGAATGGCCTCCGCCGCCGCCTCGCCCACGTTCTTCACCGCGGAGAGGCCGAAGAGGATCTGCCGGCCCTGGACCAGGAAGTCAAACCCGGAGCGGTTGACGTCCGGGGGAAGGACCTCTATGCCCATGGCCCGGGCGTCGCGGATGTACTCGGCCACCTTGTCGGAGTCGTGCCGCTCCACGGAGAGGAGGGCGGCCATGAACTCCACGGGGTAGTGGGCCTTCACGTAGGCGGTCTGGTAGGAGAGGAGGCTGTAGGCGGCAGCGTGGGAGTTGTGGACGATGACGTCCTCGGCGACAAAGGTGTGGGTCCCCTCCACGGTGAGGTCAAAGACCTCCTCCTCCCCCAAGGGCTCCACGGCCTCCACCCGGTCCCAATACACCTCGGCCTCGGCCAGGCGGAGAAGGGCCAGGCTCCCCGTTAGGGCGGCAAGCCGCCCCACCGTGGCCCGGGAAAGCCCCCGCCGCCCCCTGCCGAGGCAGAGGAGCCCTTCGGCCAAGCCCGCTTCCCGGAGAAGGTCCGCCAC of the Thermus thermophilus HB8 genome contains:
- a CDS encoding NTP transferase domain-containing protein, producing MRPSAIVLAGGKEAWAERFGVGSKALVPYRGRPMVEWVLEALYAAGLSPVYVGENPGLVPAPALTLPDRGGLLENLEQALEHVEGRVLVATGDIPHLTEEAVRFVLDKAPEAALVYPIVPKEAVEARFPRTKRTYARLREGTFTGGNLLLLDKSLFRKALPLARRVVALRKRPLALARLVGWDVLLKLLLGRLSLAEVEARAQRILGVEARALVTPYPEVGVDVDREEDLVS